The following proteins come from a genomic window of Nicotiana tomentosiformis chromosome 12, ASM39032v3, whole genome shotgun sequence:
- the LOC138903030 gene encoding uncharacterized protein, which translates to MDNIDKRVRGYLFQVGYEKWSIAHSTVNRYMVMTSNIAESLNARNREVSPLTDYVYAVMDAEQRRNIIYMQKGNALLDYTHIEAPKYCSAYYTKEYFKKTYEVPVNPLLDETTWDLPTEVLGNVVLPPIVKGKLG; encoded by the exons ATGGACAACATTGATAAGAGGGTAAGGGGTTACCTATTCCAAGTTGGTTATGAAAAGTGGTCCATAGCGCATTCCACTGTTAATAGATACATGGTGATGACTTCAAATATTGCAGAGTCACTCAATGCAAGAAACAGAGAG GTGAGTCCTTTAACCGATTATGTATATGCAGTGATGGATGCTGAACAAAGGCGGAACATAATCTACATGCAAAAAGGGAATGCTC TATTGGACTACACACACATAGAAGCACCCAAGTATTGTTCTGCCTATTACACCAAGGAATACTTCAAGAAGACATATGAAGTGCCAGTTAATCCACTTCTAGATGAGACTACATGGGATCTTCCAACAGAGGTGTTAGGTAATGTAGTCCTACCACCGATAGTGAAGGGCAAATTAGGATGA